One Callithrix jacchus isolate 240 chromosome 4, calJac240_pri, whole genome shotgun sequence genomic window, tactcccagagtgttgggattacaggcgtgagccactgtgcccggcctagcaTACTGCTTTTATATGTAAAGGCTGGAGTGCTCTTGTGATGGAATACATCTCATTGTATATTTCGAGCCACTTCACTGTGCAGCAGATCTGCCATGATAGGAGCAGCCAAGAGTTCATTCCAGTAAAGGTGCAGTCTGACCCAAGTATAAATTGCCCTGGGTAATGCACTGAATGaagtgagagagaaggaagagcaggtgGGAGGTGGTGCATGCAAGATAAACACACAAATGTTATTTCAGCGATATTTGCATTAAAATGGTATTGGGAATCCTCAGAAAAAGCATCATAGTGGTTTGCTGATAGCCTGATCGTTGTCCACACAGTTCGGTTTTCCCACGTCCCTTCACGGACATTATCATTATTCCTGATATGTTAACGAATGACAGATACCTTTTCTGGACCACCTATCTTAGTTTAAAGAGGCAATCTACAACATAATTATTTTCATGAATTCACAACGTAAAATGAAAGTTATACTTTTCTACCTTGTGTGAAGTTCCACAAATACAGTGTTTCACTCTTATTATTGATGAATTGCTGCCATAGGGTAAGTCCCTGTATCACTTTTCTAGCAGGCTACATATTTTCACCTTCCCCTGCTGGTAGTAAAACCCACATCTTTTTGAAACATGGTCcctgaaaagtgaaaaaaaatgaagcaaaaaactAACATAAACAAAAAACCCGAGAGACTATAGAATAATATAGAAGATCTCTTCTGAGTCTTTTGAACTAAGACTATGAGCTTTGTGACTGTGATATGTTCTATTGATGACAAAGAGAAATCTCTCTAAGAAATTGGCAAACTGACTTCTAGTTCATATCTGAACGTGTTTTAATCTGTCTTGGACTCATATATTCTAAACTGTGAGGACATCAAACCCAATGTGAATCTTGTGGTTGCTTGAACCAGAATTTTCATTTCATGCCACAATCATCAAGGAAATGTGAGCGGAACTTTCCATCTCCTAAACTTTGCTTCCCGTAAAGATATTATTTTCCAGAAATTTACAGTGTACATTGAGAAAACACTGAGGTACTTGGACCGTCTTTCATCTGGGCAAAGCATCCCCTGTGTACTGTTTGCTACATCAATTGGGTTGGGCAGCTTTTAAAGTGAAATGCTCATTTTTCAGCCTGTATTTAAGAAAAGCAAGatggagatttttatttttcttatgctgACCAATCAAATAATTGTTTACCTTTCTATCAATTTCATTTTGTCTACATTACACACAAGCAATCTAAAAATTATGCAGGGTGAATAATGGCCTGTCAGGGTCTGAGGAGCTCAGAGCAGAGCCCATTGTGAGAGGAAGCCTTTCTATGGGGCCCATTGTCGTTTCAGAAGAGGATGAGCTGGATGTTCCTGACGACATCAGCGTCCGGGTCATGTCATCCCAGTCTGTGCTTGTGTCCTGGGTGGATCCCGCTctggaaaaacagaagaaagttgTTGCATCAAGGtgcttttgcttatttatttgtctttatgtaTGAGAGACGGGATTTTTCTGGCCCTGAAAAGACATGtatttcatgattttattttctgactGATGTGAATGCTGGCCTCTTTTGTAGCTGAGTAGTAACTACTCTGTGACAACCTAGTTAATCCTAAGTGTGGTCACACATTTCCCACAAATCAGATGTGACCAGGGCCTTGTGTGTAGTACACACAGCAGGAACTCACATCTCACGTGCTCAGAGATTATCCTGTGTCTGGAAATTTCCTagattccatttctttcttcgCCCCATTTGTGTTTAGCTTTCTCTCACTGACGTTCTGTTCATGCACAGGGCCCAGTCTCACCATCCCTCCTGTCATCCAGGAAGAGTCACTGTAGGACGGACTTGATGTACAGTGTGGACAATTGTCTAATGCGTTACACTTAGTAGTTCCTCATTAGGCTTTGCTGAACACTCACTTGCTTCATATCTGGCTCATTTTATACATAACAAAATGCACCTTATTTTCTCTTAAACCATGATGTTATGCTGTTCTGGATTTTATATTCATTTGCAacaccaataaaagacaaacCAATCGGgaggttaaaatatttttatgttaaaaggCCACTAGTGAACACCATTTCTTGTTAGTAGTAGATTAATATTGCTATCCAAATTTTATCTGTTCAATGACTAAATACATTATGTAACCAAGAGAAAGCCACAGATGTGGTGGCCTGGTTATTATGTATTAACTTGTCAACCTCTCTGCAACCAGGAAAGGGGAATATAGTTTAAGATGGATGGGATATAATGGTGACATTGTATACatccatatatataaaaatgattattcATGTTAGATATATAGTTTTCTTTACTGTCTGCTAGTAAAAATGATGTCTGCTTTTTTTGAAAGCCCTCAGAAGATTCATGGCAATTCTCTCCCTAGCCATATGGTCCTCTTCAACACAAGTGTTCCTTTTACCATTGGACTTTGATTTCCAACATCTTGCTGAAACCACAGAAGGCTTGATTTTCTTCGAGGAACTCTTGTGTTAATTGGTATGCCATGTCTTCAACTGAAATATTTTGAcaaaaaagcacatttttaatGCATCAAAGGCTTTCTACTGCAAAGAGTCCACAAGACAATTTCCTTGAAAGAGAATCTAATAAATGGCGTTTGCAGCTCTGAGTGTGTTGAGGGTGTCTGCTGTCTGGGGTTGCTAGGCTGTCCGTGTTTGGTCATACTGCACTTCTCTCCCCATGATCATGTACCACAGTTCCAgagcagcctcctcctcctgctctgttTGTTTCGCATTTTTGCTCCTTGTCATGGCAATAAGTCTATTCAAAACCACGTGTTCCGTTCCACCTGAACCTATGGAAAACATGCCTGATTTGGCATGAAATgagtcttttttgtctttttttactgGAGAGCTGAGGTACCCTGGGCCAGTTCTTGTCCCTACTGGTGCCTTGAGtagacacaaatacacacacacacacacacacacacacacacacacacatccctgatAAGGTAGTTGCCTCATGAAAACTGTCTCCCTTCTCACCCTTCCCTTTATAATCTCTGCTTGCTCTTTAGAGCAGTAAGAGTTTTTGCTCTTAAAAAGACACTCAGCTCTGTTTTTTCCTCCTACTTTAGGCAACTTTGCTTGGAACTTCAGCAGATTCTCTGAGCCAGTAACagtcaaaagtttatttttctcctctttgattTTACTATGTACCTCCCAAAGTCATCGCTTATGAGGAAGGAAAAACAGCAAGACATCTAGTGATGAGATGCAGAGCGCTTGGATAGACCGTTGTGTTGTGCTTGCTCACAGGCAGTACGCCGTGCGCTATCGAGAGAAGGGAGAACTGGccaggtgggattacaagcagacCACCAACAGGCGGGTGCTGATTGAGAACCTGATTCCAGACACCGTGTATGAATTTGCAGTCCGGATTTCACAGGGTGAAAGAGATGGCAAATGGAGTACATCAGTCTTCCAAAGAACACCAGAATCTGGTCTGTATTTGAAATGACCTTTGAATTTTCAGTTTGGAAATTACACCCAAAATAAGATTTAAAGACAATAAGATGCCAATAGTGACAAAGGCCAGCATGGGTATTTTTGAGTCACGTTAAGCCTAGATTTTGGTAGAGTGTCTGTGCATAAATGCAAAGAAGTTAAGGGACCATCTGTTGGTCTTTTCCACTAGCACGTTATTCATGTTGTTTTGATGTGTGGAGCACATTGCTCTCCTTtcctgaggctgaggtggcatTTGATTCTGGGAAAAATTTTGGTCTGTATCTAAGGCTACCATTCTTCTCTCTTAAACTATGTCTTCCAAAGTTTTGCTAAGAAGTCGGAACTGGATCTTAATCTTCCTTGTATATTTTAGCATTAGGCAATGAAAGAAACTCTGAATTACTAAGAGCATTTCCCTAGATATGTCTAAACTCACTAAATGAATTGGTTGCAGTGACATAAATCACTATATCACACAAAGAACCAGTGTGGGATTTTCTCtcacatataataaaaattaacgcAGTAGCtcttcaataataaaaatgtgcacCTAAAGACCATGTGCTGTTTACATCTAGAACGTCCACTAAggcatttaaaatgtttcattccTTGTTATTTTGTAGCTCCTACCACAGCTCCTGAAAACTTGAACGTCTGGCCGGTCAATGGCAAACCTACAGTTGTCACTGCATCTTGGGATGCGCTACCAGAGACTGAGGGGAAAGTGAAAGGTAGGACTCTCATTCTCTAAACTGTAAGATGCATTGATTCTGATAAACATGGCTTCTGTTTATGGCTTTGTTGACTGATAACGAAATGGGGAAGCAACATACATCCAAGAGGTGCTCACCCAAGGGACAAGACTATTTCATGCAAGATTTTCATTGCCCAGGATCCAAGCAGTCAAGAATGTGATCATTATTTTCATCCTCCTATAAAGTATGAAGGctttttgctgttgctgttgggAAGTATGTTTTTCATTGCATGGGTGTGACACCATAACCTTTCCCCATCTGAATGGCACCCTGGTTTTCATGCTATGGGTCTTTTCATTGTGCTAGGATGATCACAAGAGCAGGAGTCCGTAGGAATCCTGGAGAACCATCAATATCTTTAATGGgacaataaatacatttaatgggTTTGAAAAATGCAAGTAACAATTGCTGGAAAATGAATTTTCCTATTTGTCaccatttgtttgtttatgtacTTATTGATGTCAAGGAAAACCTAACgccaaaatagcaaaagaaaccagatattttaaagaataaaaatagagtaTAATATTTACAActagctaaattttaaaatagtctgtTGAGAATactaaataaacacacaaaagtgTTTAAGAACCTTTCAGAATCTGTTTGGAGACATTTTAAACAGCCATGCTGAAGCTTCTTCTGGCACTACCTTACAGATGTACCGTAAGGGTAGGAAGGAATGGATGTTTTAttcaagaaagaaataacttttatcGTCAGTAGATTTGAGGGGCAACTCTAAGTCTAATATGTCCAGATCTATAAAATGTGTTTGTAAGCTTAAAGACATCCAGAAAATTACTACTAATCTCCTTTGAGGATTTCTTAATTGAAAAAACTGAGtggctctctcttttttctttctttgagacagagtcttgctctgttgccatgctggagtgcagtgtcgctatctccactcactgcaacctcctcctcccacgttcaagcaattctcctgcctcagcttcagcctcctgagtagctgggtctacaggtgtgcacccccacgccaagctaaatttttgtatttcttttagtagaaacggggtttcaccatattggccaggatctccatctcttgacctcgtggtccacccgccttggcctcccaatgtgttgggattacaggtgtgtgccaccacacccagcccgtgGTTCTCTTTTATATTCATCCAAAAGCTATCTTTGCTGCCATCTAGGATGTCTTTTTGTGAAATAATAGAAGTTGAGGAAGGTAGATGTGGAACCGTATTTTCTATACTtaatgttttttcacttttttttaaagaatagattGTActattcttctttctctctctctttctttctttctttttttttttttgccattggaATAAATCCACAACAtgtgaagagaaaaatattgatTTGGTCCCTTTAAATCAGGggtgttcaatcttttggcttccctgggccacattggaagaagaattgtcttgggccacacataaaatacactgacATTCACGATAGTTGatgagctttgaaaaaaaaataggtccaTGCAtaaatctcataatattttaaggaagCTTATGAATCTGTTTTGGGCTGGGTTCAAAGCTGTGCTGTGCTGCATGCAGCCCGTGGGCCACAGGTCAAACAAGCTTGCTTTAAGTCATTCGTTTTTCAACAATTTGAATAACTCCCTCCGTATTAAGTATTGTCATGCTGCTGAGAAGACCTCTGAAAATTGAGTAAAGACTTTTTCTGGCTAACAACTTTttcttagttaaaaaataaaaaggtaattatTGCACCTCTAGTGACTTTATTACCATGCTACCTATGcatccttcctctctcctcatcTTAGTTTATATTTACCGTTCCTTGGTGACAGAAGTTTCATGATAGTCAATTAAATATCGCCAGAAATAATAGCAGCTACTGAGTTTATGTCCAAAAGAACTCATGTATCCTAATCCTGCTTAGTTTTCAGAAGGGTGTACTGGTGAGATTAAAATTAATAGTTACAGCAGCGCATTCTCTGTACAAGAAATACAAACATAATGGGGAATACACTTCGACATGGCTAAATTTCTTCTCCAGatggatttaatttattttaaaatttgaatcacAACATTTTATAGACAATGGGCTTTCTTAATTCTTACTTTTGACCACCACAAATGACAAGTTTGTTGATTTTCAATGAGAAATGAATGCTGTGTTTTTTCCAGACAAATGCTGCAAAAGCATTTTTggttaaaagttgtttttttaaaatgaatgtactttttaaagattggagctaagggaaaagaaaagatcatCCGTGCTCCTGATAATTTCTGACTTTTCTGTGATTCTAGCTCctactcatttctttttctctttttttctttctttccttccctttctttctttcattctttctttttttccctccctccttccctccctccctccctccctccctccctcccttccttccttccttccttccctccttcctttcttctttctctctctccccctctctccctctttctctcctctccttctctctttctctctttctttcgtcgttgagacagagtctcactctgtcgtccaggctggagtgcagtggtgcaatctcggctcactgcaacctccgcctcctgggttcaagtgattctcctgcctcagcctctcaagtagctgggaccacgggcatACCCCTCCATgaccggctactttttgtatttttagtagaggtgggggtttcaccttgttggccaggctggacttgaattcctgacctcaagtcatctgcctgcctcagccttccaaaatggtgggattacaggcgcaagcaaCTGCGCAGAGCGCTTACTCATATTAATTTGATGTTTTGTAAATCTTGAGTGTGTTGAGAGGAAAATAGGCATGACAGTTTTTAGTTGaaggtgaaaattattttttaaaatatgattccCTTATGTTTTAATACTTTGATGTGAGCATAGACATATTTTAGTTCCTTGGACTGAATTTGCTATGGTTTTCTAAATTCAGGGTTATTATGTGATTATAGATAGAGCCAATTAAAGATGGAAACATTCAATATCACATGAATCTTTTACTTAGCAACTTTTCTTCACAGCTCTAAAATACTGTGAAATATCTTTATCAGCTTATACTGATTAAGAGCTTTTATAattcctacaaaaataaaattatatttcaaatatggAATTTTTCTGGCTAAACGTGCTAATAAAAATAACCCAGGTTAATAAAGTGAAACTTGAAGGTGTCAGAAGCTATTCAGGTTCAATTCCTAGCAGTTTCCCTTTGTTTTCCTTAGTTTCTTCTATCAGGATATATTCCATCAcagaaaattagtaaataaatacaagtttAGAAAGCCAACAGTGTATAAATTTGGGGGAAATTGTATGAAGACTGGCCTCCTGCCTTTCatgtttaatttgtttaaaatagccAAGTGTCAGCTAATTAAATATACAGCCCTGTCTGGGTGCCCGAATGAATGTGAGTTTACCTTCTGCTCTGTTTTCATGCTCCAGCTGGTGATTTGGCGTGCATTGCTAGTGTATTAATTTTAGTAATGCACGTTCTAATTCATCCTGCCCACAGTCTGTCTGCTGGACACAGGACTGTTTTCAGTTTCCTCCTTCCAACCATCTGCCAAATCATTTCAGAATATATTCTTTCATATGCCCCGGCTCTCAAACCATTTGGAGCAAAGTCTCTCACCTATCCTGGAGACACGACTTCTGCCCTGGTGGACGGCCTGCAGCCTGGGGAGCGCTATCTTTTCAAAATCCGGGCCGCAAACAGGAGAGGCCTGGGACCTCACTCCAAAGCCTTCATTGTCGCTATGCCAGCAAGTAAGCACCGTGTGTCTGTGGccgtcttctctctctctctccattcctgCTGTTTGTTTTGTGTTCCTTTGAATCCTGCTCTTGGGTTTGGAACTGCTCAACAGATGATTTTTCCAGGCTAAGCtgcatattgttttttaaaatatttttgtgctcTCTTTAGAAATTAGTCTTCTCAAAGACTAAAATGTTACTGATTGTTGATAACATTAATAATTATTGCAATATTATTAGTGTATTAATTATAGGATTTATGTGATGGCACTATTTAATTTTGTGCTTGTGGTGTGAGGGAAAGAACATTTTTACAAATGGTaatgtgacattttctttattagtgCTCTTCGATTTccatatagatttaaaaatttttagtttgcAAAAGCAGAGAGGACAGGAGATGGGTGAGGGTTAAAAAAATTACCCACTGGTACAATATTCACTGAGTGGGTGATGTGTTCACTAATAGCCCAAGCTTCACCCCGATGCAATACATTCacataataaacctgcacgtgCAATCGgtgaatctaaatttttttttaaaaagtaaaatgtaaaaataaaagtaaaaattttggtTTGTATTCCGTTATTGAGAAATGCAGTAGTAGTCAGAAGGATTTCAGTTGTCCATCTTACCTGATCAGTATAAAAACCCAGCAAGTTAATCAAGACCCACAGCTGGAGAGGACTGCTTCTGgaccatgttttcttttctatttcctcaCATTTATGCTGGATATTGGcagcttttccttcattttgtgcTGTGGAGACCCATGGTATACTGTAATATTAGACAATTTTGTCATAAAAAAATCTGTGACATGGATGACATTTGTCCCCTCTGTCTCACTGCAATACAGATTCCTCTCCCCTCACAGAATACCTCCCCTCAGTCAGTCTGTGCTGAAGACAGCGTGATTACAGTACATTTAATATGACTGCCCATCCCAGGAGTCTTTTTAGTTTAAGccttattttagaattaaaaatgtgTCCAATGTTAATGGAAATTTAAACAAGAAGGAGGAAGCAGGCAAGGACATGTTATGGGAAGAGGGAACTTTTTGTAATGCCTTAAAAATTACAGATGGGTTGCTACTCACACGTTACCCTGTCACTTTGAGTATAGATTATTCAGCAATTTGCACCAGGTGTATTCGTATTTGTTGCCTATTAAAGACAGTTATTATAATGCATTTGTAATACACTGACAATCAGTTATATTAAGAAAATCCTATATAAGattttgcatttataaaataaatgagttactTCAAAGTACTAATTTCAGAAATTCTTCAAATAAGATGTGGCATAACCTAGTTTAACAGAGATTCAATTCACGTATATTTTCTACGACTGTATTGGTTACTTAaagcaaaatatgttttaaaaagaatgctTTCATTGGGAAAATAAGTTTCCAGTGTTCTAGGGAGTTAGAAGTTGTTCATCACGACTACTGATTTGAAATGCCTCCATACACTGTCGTAAATACTTTCTATCACCTCCGCCTTGGcttctgagtttttttctttgacaggCAGTTCTTTAAAATCTCTTGCAGCCAGTAAGGCAGATGTTCAGCAGAACACGGAGGACAATGGGAAGCCCGAAAAACCCGAGCCTTCCTCACCTTCACCCAGAGCTCCTGCTTCtccagggagaaatgccaaggaCCTTCTCCTTGACTTGAAGAACAAAATCTTGGCCAATGGTGGGGCGTCCCGAAAACCCCAGCTTCACGCTAAGAAGGCAGAGGAGCTGGATCTTCAGTTGACAGAAGTTACCGGGAAGGAGGAGCTGGGTTCCCAGGAGGACTCGCCCACATCACCCTCGAACACCCAAGACCAGAAACGGCCCCTGAGACCACCAAGTAGACACGGCCACTCGGTGGTTGCTCCCGGCAGGACTGCGGTGAGGGCCCGGATGCCAGCCCTGCCTCAAAGGGAAGGCGTCGATAAGCCTGCCTTTTCCCCAGCCACCCACCCGCGCCCAGGGACCGCCCCCGCCGCTTCGGCCTCTCACGCCCATCACGCGGTCACCCAGGGCACCTCCCACCGTCCTTCCTTGCCTGCCCGCCTTAATGACAATGACTCGGTGGACTCAGACGAGGACGAGCTCGCTGTGGGCTCCCTCCACCCCAATGGTGCCTCTGCCCAGCCTCGGCCAGCCCTGTCCCCCAGCCGCCTGTCCCCCTCCAGCGTTCTGCGCGACAGAAGCTCCGTGTACCCCGGCTCAAAGCCAGACTCGCCGGCGAGGAGGACCCCCCATTCTGGGGCCGCAGAGGAAGATTCCAGTGCCTCGGCCCCACCCTCAAGACTTTCTCCACCCCATGGGGGATCATCTCGGCTGTTGCAGCCACACCTGGGCCCTCCGCTCTCTAGGGGTGGGAAGGATGCTGAGGACGCCCCAGTCACCAACTCCAATTTGCCATCGCGGTCCACCACGTCCTCCTTGGTCTCTTCTCGTCTCTCCTCCAGGACGCAGGCGTCTGAGGGAGTGGAGGCTTCTGATGGCAAAGGCGACGGTGACAGTGACACGGAAGACAGCgggaggcaggcagaggccacGGCCCAGACGCTGCGGACCCGGCCTGCCTCTGGACACTTCCATTTGCTCAGACACAAGCCCTTTGCTGCCAACGGGAGGGCTCCAAGCAGGTTCGGCATTGGGCGGGGTCCTCGGCTGCAGCCCTCCAGCTCCCCACAGTCCACTGTGCCCTCCCGAGCCCACTCCAGGGTTCACTCTCACCCGGCTTCCCACCCTAGGCTTGGCTCAGGTATCCATGGAGACGAGGAGGATGAGAAGCCGCTTCCTGCCACCGTTGTCAATGACCACGTGccttcctcctccaggcagcccatCTCCCGGGGCTGGGAGGCCCTAAGGAGGACCCCTCAGAGAGGAGCCAGCCTGCATCGGAAGGAGCCCATCCCAGAGAACCCCAAATCCGCAGGGGCAGATGCGCATCCTCAGGGCAAATACTCCACCCTGTCCTCCAAGGCTCAGGACGTTCAACAGAGCACAGACGCGGACACGGAGGGACATTCTCCCAAAGCGCAGCCGGGGTCCACAGGCCGCCACGCATCCCCTGCTCGTCCGCCCGCAGCACGGCCACAGCACCACCCCGGGCCCAGTGTTCCCAGAAGGACGACACCCGGCCGGGCTCCAGAACAGCAGCCCCCTCCTCCTGTCTCCACGTCCCAGAACCAGCCGGGCCCCCAGAGCAGAGACACGGGGCGATCACCTTCGCAGCCCAGGCTCTCACAGGCCCAGGCCGGGCGGCCCCTCCCCACGTCGCAGGGCCGTTCCCACTCTTCGGACCCTTACACGGCTAGCTCCAGAGGGGTGCTCACCTCGGCCCTCCAAAACCAGGATGAGGATGGCCGGGGCAGCTATGACGACGACAGCACAGAAGTCGAGGCCCAGGGTGTGCGGGCCCCCGCGCACGCCGCGCGCGCCAAGGACCCAGACGCGTTCCTTCCCAAGCAGCAGATGGAGTCTCCGACCGGCGCAAGTGCCGGTGGCGACGACAGGTCTCAGCGCGGACATGTGAGCTCGCCCGCTAGGCCCAGCCGGCCCAGCGGCCCCCAGTTTCGGGCCCGGGTTCCCGGCAGGGCATCGCCCTACGCGGGGCATAAGGAGGAGGGCGCGATCCAGGCCACACCCGGGAAGTCGGAGCCTCCTTCCAAGCGGCCCCTGTCCTCCAAATCCCAGCAGTCGGTCTCggccgaggaggaggaggaggacgcgGGGATTTTTAAAGGCGGGAAGGAAGACCTTTCCTCTGTGAGGAAGTGGCCCTCTTCCTCCACTCCCAGGGGCGGCAAATACGCCGATGGGAGCTTCGCCAAGGACGAGAGGGAGCCTGCCATCGTGCTTGCCCCTCGCGGAGGGAGCCTGGCTCCTGCGAAGCGACCTCTCCCCCCACCTCCAGGCAGCTCCCCCAGGGCCTCCCACCTCCCTTCCCGACCACCGCCTCGCAGCGCTGCCACCGCAAGCCCGGTCGCGGGCACCCACCCCTGGCCGCGGTACACCACGCGCTCCCCGCCGAGCCACTCCTCCACCACCCCGATGCTGTCCCTGCGCCAGCGGATGATGCACGCCAGATTCCGAAACCCTCTCTCTCGCCAGCCTGCCAGACCTTCTTACAGACAAGGTAGTTTATTTTTTCCAACGGTCTTTCTTTAAGGTGCTCGGTAGTGTTCATGACAATGCCCGAGaggtttttattctgttttatttagcaCCTCTATGTCCAAGCACCTTTAAGAGCTTTGCACATGTGACATAATTTCATCCTAAGGTTTGCATTGTTACCCGTTTTCCAGATGGAAGCTGGGGCTCAGGATCTGAGGGGCTTGCCCCAAGGCAGACAGCTAGGGAGTGGCAGAGCTGCCATTCCAATCCCAAAGGGCCAAATTTCACAGCCATGACTAACCCATATTCCCTCTAATTCCACAGTCATTTCACTGTCACTTTGCCTGTTTAAATGTGTTGGTCTACACTCTTAACCTGTGAAAATGTGTCACAAACATGATGCCAAATTCAGGTTCTTCTTAGTTCACGTGCCCACGTGTGTTTAAGGGACCCGTAGTAGCTGGTTAGATACATATACAGGCttactttgttcttgttttcatcTTCTGCATGCAAAACTTTCAACCAGACAAACCCCAAAACAAACTCAGTGTCTCAGGTATGAATTGCTCAGCGCAATTAGTGAATGTTGTCTAAAACCTCCAGAAAACGCACGTTAAAAATCATTgtcacaggccgggcgcggtggctcaagtctgtaatcccagcactttgggaggccgaggcgggtggatcacgaggtcaagatatcgagaccatcctggtcaacatggtgaaaccccgtctctactaaagatacaaaaaattagctgggcatggtggcgcgtgcctgtaatcccagctactcaggaggctgaggcaggagaattgcctgaacccaggaggcggaggttgcggtgagccgagatcgcgccattgcactccagcctgggtaacaagtgaaactctgtctcaaaaaaaaaaaaaaaaaaaaaaattattgtcacAAAGAATAGTCCCAGGCAGAGGTGTGCCTTGGGTATCTGTAACAGAGGATTGAAGGAAGTCAGCTATGAACTGGAAACTATGTCCAGGGTAGGGTCTAAGTATTTACCATCAATTTGCATTCAGTTCAGTGGTGCTTTACACTCTCCTTGCATGTAATTGGGGC contains:
- the FNDC1 gene encoding fibronectin type III domain-containing protein 1 isoform X2, yielding MAPEAGAPLRAPRQLPWAALLLLVAALLPVASSAGAPEKEVPNKPLRVRVRSSDDRLSVAWKAPRLSGAKSPRRSRGFLLGYGESGRKMNYVPLTRDERTHEIKKLASESVYVVSLQSMNSQGRSQPVYRAALTKRKISEEDELDVPDDISVRVMSSQSVLVSWVDPALEKQKKVVASRQYAVRYREKGELARWDYKQTTNRRVLIENLIPDTVYEFAVRISQGERDGKWSTSVFQRTPESAPTTAPENLNVWPVNGKPTVVTASWDALPETEGKVKEYILSYAPALKPFGAKSLTYPGDTTSALVDGLQPGERYLFKIRAANRRGLGPHSKAFIVAMPATSKADVQQNTEDNGKPEKPEPSSPSPRAPASPGRNAKDLLLDLKNKILANGGASRKPQLHAKKAEELDLQLTEVTGKEELGSQEDSPTSPSNTQDQKRPLRPPSRHGHSVVAPGRTAVRARMPALPQREGVDKPAFSPATHPRPGTAPAASASHAHHAVTQGTSHRPSLPARLNDNDSVDSDEDELAVGSLHPNGASAQPRPALSPSRLSPSSVLRDRSSVYPGSKPDSPARRTPHSGAAEEDSSASAPPSRLSPPHGGSSRLLQPHLGPPLSRGGKDAEDAPVTNSNLPSRSTTSSLVSSRLSSRTQASEGVEASDGKGDGDSDTEDSGRQAEATAQTLRTRPASGHFHLLRHKPFAANGRAPSRFGIGRGPRLQPSSSPQSTVPSRAHSRVHSHPASHPRLGSGIHGDEEDEKPLPATVVNDHVPSSSRQPISRGWEALRRTPQRGASLHRKEPIPENPKSAGADAHPQGKYSTLSSKAQDVQQSTDADTEGHSPKAQPGSTGRHASPARPPAARPQHHPGPSVPRRTTPGRAPEQQPPPPVSTSQNQPGPQSRDTGRSPSQPRLSQAQAGRPLPTSQGRSHSSDPYTASSRGVLTSALQNQDEDGRGSYDDDSTEVEAQGVRAPAHAARAKDPDAFLPKQQMESPTGASAGGDDRSQRGHVSSPARPSRPSGPQFRARVPGRASPYAGHKEEGAIQATPGKSEPPSKRPLSSKSQQSVSAEEEEEDAGIFKGGKEDLSSVRKWPSSSTPRGGKYADGSFAKDEREPAIVLAPRGGSLAPAKRPLPPPPGSSPRASHLPSRPPPRSAATASPVAGTHPWPRYTTRSPPSHSSTTPMLSLRQRMMHARFRNPLSRQPARPSYRQGYNGRPNVEGKVLPGSNGKPNGQRIINGPQGTKWVVDLDRGLVLNAEGRYLQDSHGNPLRIKLGGDGRTIVDLEGTPVVSPDGLPLFGQGRHGTPLASAQDKPILSLGGKPLVGLEVIKTTTHPPTTTTRATTTTTPLPTTTTLRPTTAITHRTATTRRTTTRRPTTTIRTTMRTTTTTTPKPTTPIPTCPPGTLERHDDDGNLIMGSNGIPECYAEEDEFSGLETDTAVPTEEAYVIYDEDYEFETSRPPTTTEPSTTATTPRVIPEEGAIGSFPEEEFDLAGRKRFVAPYVTYLNKDPSAPCSLTDALDHFQVDSLDEIIPNDLRKSDLPPQHAPRNITVVAVEGCHSFVIVDWDKATPGDVVTGYLVYSASYEDFIRNKWSTQASSVTHLPIENLKPNTRYYFKVQAQNPHGYGPISPSVSFVTESDNPLLVVRPPGGEPIWIPFAFKHDPGYTDCHGRQYVKRTWYRKFVGVVLCNSLRYKIYLSDNLKDTFYSIGDSWGRGEDHCQFVDSHLDGRTGPQSYVEALPTIQGYYRQYRQEPVSFGNIGFGTPYYYVGWYECGVSIPGKW